A portion of the Celeribacter baekdonensis genome contains these proteins:
- the ubiB gene encoding 2-polyprenylphenol 6-hydroxylase: MRGPHNIWRLIRTGATMERTGAMKQAMDAMEAPRAFRIFARTVVWPFRWLGYRGDETLPPVTRAITALGPAYIKFGQILSTRPDVVGVDLAKQLQVLQDDLPPFPRDVAIKMVEAELQQPISELFSEFSEPVAAASIAQVHKAVRADTGQSVAVKVLRPGIEKAFRKDVDAFYFAASLIEKLSPASRRLRPTEVIAHFEGVVKGELDLRLESSSASEFAANTAHDEGFSVPAVDWALSARRVMTLEWVDGITASDIDQIIAAGHDRAALGSKVLQMFLSHALRDGFFHADMHHGNLKIAANGDIIALDFGIMGVLDEYTRRVYAEIIYGFIKKDYKRVAEVHFEAGYVPADRDVDEFARALRAVGDPIFGMDASRISMARLLSYLFEVTERFGMETRTELILLQRTMVVVEGVSRSLDPHINIWEVSRPVVENYIKSNIGPRALTRDLWRTATVLARFGPKLPQLAEALLIAQTQNAPSMEPPSNRKQALWLALGGAVAAGVGAVIALALS; the protein is encoded by the coding sequence ATGCGCGGTCCCCACAACATTTGGCGGCTGATCCGCACCGGCGCAACGATGGAGCGCACCGGCGCGATGAAACAGGCGATGGATGCGATGGAGGCCCCGCGTGCCTTTCGTATCTTCGCCAGAACCGTGGTTTGGCCGTTTCGTTGGCTCGGCTATCGCGGCGACGAGACCTTGCCGCCAGTAACCCGTGCGATCACGGCGCTTGGGCCCGCCTATATCAAATTCGGACAAATCCTATCGACCCGACCCGATGTGGTGGGTGTTGATCTGGCCAAGCAATTGCAAGTGCTCCAAGACGACCTACCGCCCTTCCCGCGCGATGTGGCGATCAAAATGGTCGAGGCTGAACTCCAACAGCCCATCTCAGAACTGTTTTCCGAGTTTTCCGAACCTGTGGCGGCGGCCTCCATCGCCCAGGTCCACAAAGCCGTGCGTGCCGATACCGGACAGTCTGTTGCGGTGAAGGTACTGCGTCCCGGTATTGAAAAAGCGTTTCGCAAAGACGTGGATGCGTTTTATTTTGCCGCCTCCCTGATCGAAAAGCTTTCCCCCGCCTCCCGCCGCCTGCGCCCCACCGAAGTGATCGCGCATTTTGAGGGCGTGGTAAAAGGTGAGCTGGACCTTCGACTGGAAAGCTCCTCGGCCTCTGAATTTGCCGCCAATACCGCACATGATGAAGGCTTCTCGGTGCCTGCTGTGGATTGGGCGCTGTCCGCGCGTCGGGTGATGACGCTTGAGTGGGTCGACGGGATCACGGCCTCCGACATCGACCAAATTATCGCCGCCGGACATGATCGCGCTGCCCTCGGCAGCAAAGTGTTACAGATGTTCCTGAGCCACGCGTTGCGCGATGGTTTTTTTCACGCAGACATGCATCACGGCAACCTCAAGATCGCCGCAAACGGTGATATTATCGCACTCGATTTTGGCATCATGGGCGTTCTGGATGAATATACCCGACGCGTTTATGCAGAGATTATCTACGGATTTATCAAAAAAGACTACAAACGCGTGGCAGAGGTCCATTTCGAAGCGGGCTATGTTCCCGCTGACCGGGATGTTGATGAATTCGCCCGTGCGCTTCGTGCCGTGGGCGATCCGATTTTTGGTATGGACGCGAGCCGGATTTCGATGGCACGGCTCTTGTCCTATCTGTTTGAGGTGACGGAACGGTTCGGCATGGAAACGCGCACCGAGCTGATTTTGTTGCAGCGCACGATGGTGGTCGTCGAGGGCGTATCGCGCTCGCTTGATCCGCATATCAACATTTGGGAAGTTTCCCGTCCTGTGGTCGAGAACTATATCAAATCCAACATCGGCCCACGCGCGTTGACACGCGATCTCTGGCGTACGGCAACTGTTTTGGCGCGATTTGGCCCGAAATTACCGCAGTTGGCAGAGGCCCTATTGATCGCACAAACGCAGAACGCCCCTTCTATGGAGCCGCCTTCGAACAGAAAGCAGGCGCTTTGGCTGGCTCTGGGCGGCGCGGTTGCAGCCGGGGTTGGCGCGGTTATAGCGCTGGCTCTAAGCTGA
- the ubiE gene encoding bifunctional demethylmenaquinone methyltransferase/2-methoxy-6-polyprenyl-1,4-benzoquinol methylase UbiE — protein MTNTGEKTTHFGFKDVAEDQKAGMVHGVFTSVASKYDIMNDVMSMGIHRVWKDALMDWLAPRPGQRLLDVAGGTGDVSFRFLKRAPGASAVVLDMTESMLVAGRKRAEAEQMAESLNWVTGDAMALPFEDNQFDVYTISFGIRNVTRIQDALSEAYRVLRPGGRLMVLEFSQLPNPAMQKAYDLYSFNVIPRMGQMIAGDRDSYQYLVESIRKFPDQDSFAQMIKTAGFHNVKYRNLSLGIAALHSGWKI, from the coding sequence ATGACCAATACCGGCGAGAAGACGACACATTTTGGTTTTAAAGATGTGGCCGAAGATCAAAAGGCCGGAATGGTCCATGGTGTCTTTACCTCCGTGGCCTCGAAATACGACATTATGAACGATGTGATGTCGATGGGCATTCACCGGGTTTGGAAAGACGCGCTGATGGATTGGTTGGCGCCGCGTCCGGGCCAACGGCTTTTGGATGTGGCTGGCGGCACAGGCGACGTGTCGTTTCGGTTCCTCAAACGTGCGCCAGGAGCAAGCGCCGTGGTGCTCGATATGACCGAGTCGATGTTGGTCGCCGGTCGTAAACGCGCCGAGGCCGAACAGATGGCCGAGAGCCTGAATTGGGTCACGGGCGATGCGATGGCCTTGCCGTTTGAAGACAACCAATTCGACGTTTACACGATCTCTTTTGGCATCCGAAATGTGACCCGCATCCAAGATGCCCTGTCTGAGGCCTACCGTGTGTTAAGGCCCGGCGGACGTTTGATGGTGTTGGAATTCTCGCAACTGCCAAATCCTGCGATGCAAAAGGCCTATGACCTGTACTCGTTCAACGTCATCCCGCGCATGGGTCAGATGATTGCCGGTGATCGTGACAGCTATCAATATCTTGTTGAGAGCATTCGCAAGTTCCCGGATCAGGATAGCTTTGCGCAGATGATCAAAACCGCAGGGTTTCACAACGTGAAGTACCGCAATTTGAGCCTCGGCATTGCGGCGCTTCATTCGGGGTGGAAAATCTAA
- a CDS encoding enoyl-CoA hydratase, which produces MAYKTLITEIKDGVELIRLNRPDALNALNSKLLSELADAVTKADQDPKVRVIVVTGSEKAFAAGADIKEMSEKTYADMATENFFTDDSNAILAARKPIIAAVSGYALGGGCELAMMCDFIIASDTAKFGQPEINLGIIAGLGGTQRLTRFVGKSKAMEMHLTGRFMDADEAERSGLVSRVVPAKKLLEDVMATAAKIAEKSTISVASAKEAVNRSYETTLTEGVLFERRSFYALFATEDQKEGMAAFLEKRAPQFRDK; this is translated from the coding sequence ATGGCCTACAAAACGCTTATTACCGAAATCAAAGATGGCGTGGAGCTGATCCGGCTGAACCGTCCTGATGCTCTAAACGCTTTGAATTCAAAGCTTTTGTCCGAGCTGGCCGATGCCGTAACCAAAGCAGATCAGGACCCAAAGGTGCGGGTGATTGTCGTCACCGGATCGGAAAAGGCCTTTGCCGCAGGGGCTGACATTAAAGAAATGTCGGAAAAAACCTACGCCGATATGGCGACCGAGAACTTTTTCACAGACGATTCCAATGCCATTTTGGCCGCACGTAAGCCGATCATCGCCGCGGTGTCTGGCTATGCGCTGGGCGGTGGGTGTGAATTGGCCATGATGTGCGATTTCATCATTGCGTCTGACACGGCAAAATTTGGTCAGCCCGAAATCAACCTTGGCATCATCGCAGGCCTTGGTGGCACACAGCGCCTGACACGGTTTGTCGGCAAATCCAAAGCGATGGAAATGCATCTGACAGGGCGGTTCATGGATGCCGATGAGGCCGAGCGCTCTGGTCTTGTGTCCCGTGTGGTTCCGGCCAAAAAACTGCTGGAGGATGTGATGGCGACCGCCGCCAAAATCGCTGAGAAAAGCACGATTTCGGTTGCTTCGGCGAAAGAGGCGGTCAATCGGTCTTATGAAACCACGCTAACGGAGGGCGTGTTGTTTGAGCGTCGGTCTTTCTATGCGCTCTTTGCGACAGAGGACCAAAAGGAAGGTATGGCCGCCTTTTTGGAAAAACGCGCGCCGCA
- the mutM gene encoding bifunctional DNA-formamidopyrimidine glycosylase/DNA-(apurinic or apyrimidinic site) lyase has product MPELPEVETVRRGLEPSMVGAVIARADVNRPDLRWPFPENMAKRLTGARVERLRRRSKYILADLDTAETLLIHLGMSGRMTVSGDPLGQFAHEHPQLEKHDHVVFHMENGARVTFNDPRRFGAMDLMETSAETAHSLLVKLGPEPLGNHFDEAHLIAAFSGKNTPVKTALLDQHIVAGLGNIYVCEVLFRAGIHPTRKAGQIAKARVASLVPIIREVLLEAIEAGGSSLKDFRQADGELGYFQHNFRVYGREGASCVTPECTSEVKRIVQSGRSTFFCPVCQR; this is encoded by the coding sequence ATGCCGGAATTACCAGAGGTCGAGACGGTTCGTCGCGGGCTGGAACCCTCTATGGTGGGGGCAGTGATCGCGCGGGCCGACGTCAATCGACCTGATTTGCGCTGGCCCTTTCCCGAAAACATGGCGAAGCGATTGACGGGGGCGCGCGTCGAGCGGCTCAGGCGACGGTCAAAATACATCTTAGCCGATCTTGATACCGCTGAGACGCTTTTGATCCATTTGGGAATGTCGGGGCGGATGACTGTGTCGGGCGACCCATTGGGCCAGTTCGCCCATGAGCATCCGCAGTTGGAAAAGCACGATCATGTGGTTTTTCACATGGAAAATGGCGCGCGCGTGACCTTTAACGACCCGCGTCGGTTTGGAGCGATGGATTTGATGGAGACGAGCGCCGAGACGGCGCATTCGCTTTTGGTCAAACTCGGTCCCGAACCTTTGGGCAATCACTTTGATGAGGCGCATCTGATCGCGGCGTTCTCGGGCAAAAATACCCCCGTCAAAACCGCGCTCTTGGATCAACATATCGTTGCCGGGCTGGGCAATATCTATGTGTGTGAAGTGTTGTTTCGAGCGGGCATTCATCCGACGCGCAAAGCGGGTCAAATCGCCAAAGCTCGCGTTGCCTCGCTTGTGCCCATCATTCGCGAGGTGTTGTTGGAGGCGATCGAGGCGGGCGGGTCGTCGTTGAAAGATTTCCGTCAGGCGGATGGTGAACTTGGCTATTTCCAACACAATTTTCGCGTCTATGGCCGGGAAGGTGCGTCTTGTGTCACACCCGAGTGCACATCTGAGGTCAAAAGGATCGTTCAGTCTGGGCGCTCGACCTTCTTTTGCCCAGTCTGTCAGAGATGA